A window of Campylobacter ureolyticus contains these coding sequences:
- a CDS encoding SEL1-like repeat protein, with the protein MRNKILSSLAIFTALILAGCSHTTPKTPVASTPSNGGGVVIPAAQKDVVVVNSPANSSQAANIYNRLNQLSLEQCISVADGYYHNANFVNALLAYDYTCVRFQDIPTCMKLGKMFEKGEGSAVDKVKALDIYQRACFGGYDPGCKEMKRLQ; encoded by the coding sequence ATGAGAAATAAAATTTTAAGTAGTTTGGCTATATTTACTGCTTTAATTTTGGCTGGTTGCTCCCATACTACTCCAAAGACTCCGGTTGCAAGCACCCCATCTAATGGTGGCGGTGTGGTGATTCCAGCAGCACAAAAAGATGTTGTAGTTGTGAACTCACCTGCAAACTCAAGTCAAGCAGCCAATATCTACAATAGGCTAAATCAATTAAGCCTAGAGCAGTGTATTTCAGTAGCTGATGGATATTATCATAATGCCAATTTTGTGAATGCACTTTTAGCGTATGATTATACTTGCGTAAGATTTCAAGATATTCCAACTTGCATGAAACTTGGTAAGATGTTTGAAAAAGGCGAGGGATCAGCAGTTGATAAAGTAAAAGCTTTAGATATTTATCAAAGAGCTTGCTTTGGCGGTTATGATCCAGGATGTAAGGAAATGAAAAGACTTCAATAG